A single region of the Pieris rapae chromosome 21, ilPieRapa1.1, whole genome shotgun sequence genome encodes:
- the LOC110998606 gene encoding troponin C: MDSDDEQKMAMLRKAFQMFDTTKTGYIEVLKISTILNTMGQLFDDSELQALIDENDPDNTGKINFDGFCNIASHFLEEEDAEAMQQELKEAFRLYDREGNGYITTSTLKEILAALDDKLSSSDLDGIIAEIDTDGSGTVDFDEFMEMMTGD; encoded by the exons ATG gaCTCAGATGACGAACAGAAAATGGCGATGCTCCGCAAAGCCTTTCAAATGTTCGATACAACAAAGACTGGTTACATCGAGGTCCTGAAGATCTCAACCATTTTGAACACAATGGGTCAGCTTTTTGATGACTCAGAGCTTCAGGCCTTAATTGATGAAAATGACCCTGACA ACACTGGCAAAATCAACTTCGATGGATTCTGCAACATTGCATCCCACTTCCTTGAAGAGGAGGACGCAGAAGCCATGCAACAAGAGCTGAAAGAAGCCTTCAG ATTGTATGATCGTGAAGGTAACGGTTACATCACCACATCAACACTGAAGGAGATCTTGGCCGCGTTAGATGACAAACTCAGCAGTTCGGATCTTGATGGCATCATTGCTGAGATTGATACAGACGGCTCGGGAACTGTAGACTTTGAtg AGTTCATGGAGATGATGACTGGcgattaa
- the LOC110998604 gene encoding arylphorin subunit beta, translating into MRLYDKHSLVTPGFQLDVGKLTRTVTYKTCLLLLLSVVKIIVMWKTLLKMFLWLFFLGQVLTVPAPSKSMELPDILGEGELFRNSEQLLKFIIPGSVSSKSSGQINLQLPDLVNQEDENFKIFYGHLDAGHAMKGLIFNIYDDNMREATIALFRVFQYADNDKLFLIRDWARENVNKDMFDYAWRLASLYRIDASSKENDPPFVVKPNYYITSDAIIKALQFKNDNSMADTQASKVNQIYSGDNFVVINTNYSSWNMVTEGCEENLDYFREDIALNSYYYGVHLQYPFWMTNDELSGIDARYAERDYFIHQQLLARYHLEKQHYRVRNVSSESNCFRDFNPYLLHDNGLFFPTRSSVLPQWNEQQARIKAIDIAIKECISRGVIYMDNATKTALTEDNYIDLLAKLVRANFDGIQTAKVVKSLFGYGSNSYPSDRYNPAPTVLHNPQTTLRDPLYWQMIQSLLKYFTEYATTLQPFDFSKYESDDFNIIECSSSRITTYFDYYQISLTKFLYSEDYLTKKPPKLFTARQKRLRHLPFTINITAESKVNENGIVKIFLGPECDPKYCWQEHSKFFEIDSFLYKFEKGLNIISWNPEMSGKFSYDDYYNMEQSFSKKNKFDLFKFPENLLIPKGLEEGLNLTVFSMIVPVKDMASNTSDIEYDTLPLGFPFHRQAEINNESKAKNYVFNKVSIYHKKSLNDVNGYFSAHLS; encoded by the exons ATGCGATTGTACGACAAACATTCATTAGTGACCCCAGGATTTCAATTGGACGTAGGGAAACTAACACGTACAGTTACATATAAGACTTgcttactattattattgtcagtTGTGAAAATTATAGTCATGTGGAAGActctattaaaaatgtttctttggTTGTTTTTCCTGGGACAAGTATTGACAGTGCCAGCGCCAAGTAAATCTATGGAATTACCTGACATTTTGGGCGAAGGAG aacTATTTAGAAACAGCGAGCAGTtgttaaaattcattattcCTGGATCAGTATCTTCAAAATCGAGCGGTCAAATAAACCTCCAGCTGCCAGATTTGGTCAATCAA GAggatgaaaattttaaaatattttatggccACCTCGATGCAGGCCATGCAATGAAGGGGTTGATCTTTAATATCTACGATGATAATATGAGAGAAGCCACTATTGCGTTGTTCCGTGTATTCCAATATGCTGATAATGATAAACTTTTCTTAATCCGTGATTGGGCCCGAGAAAATGTTAACAAGGACATGTTCGACTATGCGTGGCGTCTGGCTTCATTATACAGAATCGATGCTTCATCAAAAGAAAATGACCCACCATTTGTTGTGAAACCAAATTATTACATCACCAGCGACGCTATCATAAAGGCGCTACAATTTAAGAACGATAACTCCATGGCAGATACGCAAGCATCAAaagtaaatcaaatttattcagGTGACAATTTCGTTGTTATAAACACCAATTATTCAAGCTGGAATATGGTAACTGAGGGTTGCGAGGAGAACCTTGATTATTTCAGAGAAGACATAGCACTAAATAGCTACTACTATGGGGTTCACCTCCAATATCCATTTTGGATGACCAACGACGAGCTGTCTGGTATTGACGCAAGATACGCTGAACGGGATTATTTCATCCACCAACAGCTTCTGGCGCGGTATCATCTAGAGAAACAGCATTACCGAGTGAGGAACGTGTCGAGTGAATCTAACTGCTTTAGAGATTTCAACCCCTACTTATTACACGACAATGGTCTTTTCTTTCCAACAAGATCTTCAGTTCTACCGCAGTGGAACGaacaacaggctcgaattaaAGCAATAGACATCGCTATCAAAGAATGCATTTCAAGAGGGGTTATTTATATG gATAATGCAACGAAGACAGCACTCACCgaagataattatattgatttattagcTAAATTAGTAAGGGCTAATTTCGATGGAATACAAACGGCCAAAGTTGTTAAATCTCTATTTGGCTACGGATCAAATAGCTACCCGAGTGACAG ATATAACCCTGCACCTACAGTGCTTCACAATCCGCAGACTACTTTACGAGATCCTCTGTATTGGCAAATGATTCAATCTCTTCTCAAATACTTCACAGAGTATGCTACCACATTGCAGCCATTTGACTTCTCTAAATACGAAAGTGACGACTTCAACATTATTGAATGTAGTTCCTCGAGGATAACAACATATTTTGACTATTACCAAATCAGCTTAACCAAATTTTTGTATAGCGAGGATTATCTAACAAAAAAGCCTCCCAAACTATTTACAGCTCGGCAAAAACGACTCAGGCATTTGCCgttcacaataaatattactgcCGAATCTAAGGTTAATGAAAACGGTATCGTTAAGATATTTTTGGGACCCGAATGTGATCCAAAATACTGTTGGCAAGAACACTCAAAATTTTTCGAAATTGATTCGTTCCTTTACAAATTTGAAAAAGGTTTAAACATAATCAGTTGGAACCCAGAAATGTCAGGTAAATTTTCCTATGATGATTATTACAATATGGAACAATCATTTTCGAAGAAGAATAAGTTTGATCTATTTAAATTTCcagaaaatttgttaattcCGAAAGGTTTAGAGGAAGGATTGAATCTGACAGTATTTAGTATGATTGTGCCTGTAAAAGATATGGCTAGTAACACTAGTGATATAGAATACGATACTTTGCCGTTAGGCTTCCCTTTCCATAGACAAGCTGAGATTAACAACGAGTCAAAAGCTAAAAACTATGTGTTCAACAAAGTCTCTATTTATCATAAGAAAAGTTTAAATGATGTGAATGGTTACTTTTCAGCTCATTTAAGTTAA